The sequence TTACATTGAACTTAAAAAATCAAATTGACCTTTTATTTTGGTTGAATTTGATAAAAAGCTATTTCCTGCAAGATGCACAATCGTTAAACTGTCTATTGGTCGGGGTTTCCTTGAATTTTTCGTGACCTATTTTCCAATTTTTAAGATGGATTACTAAAAAGGTCATACAAATCGTGACCTTTTTCAATTTTTCATCACTGCGTAAAAACAAAAAACGCTGTAAACAATGATATTTACAGCATTTCAGCTTATTTTAGTCTCTCCACCAGCGGAGAGAGAAGAACTTGAACCTATAGTAAAAAAACACTATTAAATCTATTTTTTTTAACTGTAAAGTCATCATTGCCACGATCATGCTACAAATTTAGCTATTAAAAAATAACATATTATTTGCAAAAATAACAAGATTTAAAGCAGCTAATTCATTTGTAAAAATACAAAATCTTATTCATAAATAATTATTTTCAATATAATGACACATAAAATAATATTGTGATATAAATATGAGATTTAAGACCTAGCAGACTTTAATTTTTTAGGCCCAATAAAATTTGATGTATGAATAGTCGTTTAAAATCTAGATTATTTAATTTATCATGATAAGTACGGACGGGAATTCGAGCAATTTTAAAAACCTCATATTCTAAAGGTTTCAGCAGATTAATGTATTTTCGGTCTCGAATTCGTCCCTTAAAATTTATAAATATTCAGCTTAAAAAAAATTAATTTTTTCGGGAAATTAATGTTCTTTAATTTTACACTTTGTCAAAATATATAATTGTAATTTAGAACTAATCACTTTTTAATGGATTTTGTTGTTGATGGAAGCTCTGACGATGAGCATGATGATACTCAAAATGAAGAAATATCTGATGATGATGAGTCAAACCCAACAATATAATTTCATTTCTGCAAATAGCCAATATTAATAGAATTTGAAGATTCATTACCTGAAAGAACCACTCTGCCGGAATAATAAAAAATTTGGTATTTTTCAAAATTTCCTTTTTCCAGGATTGAAGTGTCTTTGTGCACTGTAATTTTTTTTCCGAACTTTTTATCATTTCGCCAGTGCTTAAGACAGAACAGAAACTATTTAAAGAAACTATTTCGGCATCTGTTATAACCCGGTTGAAAAGTCCGAATTCGTCCATTACCATTCCGGTCTTCATTCCGGTCCTACTTCCACCGAATCCACCTAAACGGAAAAGCCAGCAATTGAAAACAAGCGGAAGTGATTGAGTAGTGGTAATTAAGGATGCCATTCACATAAGCTTTCATCTGCTGTAAAGCACTGTCATAAATAACGATCAAATCTATGGGATTGTTTGAAGGAAAAACATTTGTAATCAGCACACTCCTCATTCCGGTAGCGAAAATCCTGATAGCATTGATATTCCCAGACGATAGGATTCCAATTGTAAACACTCTGAAAGAACTTCCCGGGCTGAGCGTATCCCCTAAAAGATAATATACCGAATTATCTGTGCGTACATAATTATGTAACTTCATATGCATTTTCCACGAGCCTCTTAGACTAAGATTCTACTTTGTGTCAAAATAATTTAAAGTCCCTAAGGAACTGGTTGCCTGATACTTTGTATTCGTTTCCAAATTTAGACTCCCACAATCTCACCGGTTTGAGTACCTGCGGGAGGGTTGCTGGCAAGATTAGGAATACTTGATGCTGTACCTTCAAATTTATAATATAGCAATTCCGGTGTCTGCAATCTAAAGAGCGAAAGAACGCTCATGAAAATTAAAAAGTGAAATTTTGATTTTATTATAAAATAATTTAATTATCTAAGTTTCGTAAATCCTATGCAAAAAGATTTACTGACATATCAATAATATCTTCAGCCACCACTATCATAACTTTGATATCAAACTGTTTTATTACATAACTCCTGTTAAAAACTAATGGTTTAGAAAATCTTTCTCAGTTTCGCCATCAATTTTTATTTATAAGCACATTAGTTATATTCAGTAGATTTAAATGGATTGCTTTACCATCGATAGATCGATTATTCATAATACCTTTCCAAAACAATCAATATAGTTAACGAAAAAGGCTAGGCTCTAATTTATCCTCTTTGTAAAGAAACATCTGCATTATTTTCGTATCCTACATTAAGAACGGCATTAGCAAGGTTATGATAATAGCTGAATGTTCTTTTGATTCAGCAAAAGATGATTCAAAATTAACTTAACTAATTCATTCATTTCCTTAATAGCGATTTTGTAATTTAACAGTTCTGTTCTAATGAGTTTTCCATTTTTCGATAGTCACTATTGTTAAGGTGTGAAATTTTCAGCTTAATTTTTATAGTTTTTTTTTTCTCTTTAATCAAAATATCAATTTTTAGAAGGTCAGATTTAAAAAAATATTCTTCTATTTTAAACCTTGTAATATTAGAAATGGGAAATTCGAGGTAAGGAGATATAATACCTCCTTTAAATGGGTGATAGTACTTGATACTGAACGTAGAACCTATATTTTCAAACTGGAATACCCTTAAGTTTTTAATCGAATTAAAAATTGCAACAGTCACTATTATCATCAGTATCAATAATGGTATCCTTAAATTATAGTTGATTGTAGATTTAAGAGCAAAACCTATAACTGTTGAGCAAAGAATTAATGCCAGAATAATTAAAAGAAAATATGTTTTTCTAACTACCCTGTGTTTATTGGTTACTAACATTTCGTACGGTGTTTTTTTAATCAGGAGTCAATTTTTCATGTAATGCATGAATTTAATTTAAGGATATTGCAACTATAAAAACAATCTTTTCCATTTAGCAACTGTATTTCTACTTAACTTATATTTTAATGCTACTTGTGTGTTTGTTAAATTATTTATTCTTTGATATTCCAGTATTTTCATGATATCATCTTCCATATAAGACTTATGTTTTTGATTAAACTGCTCATCTTCTAGCAATTTTTGTGGGAATAATAAGTCATTCATCTTAATAGCATCAAGTACAGATACTTTTTTTTTAAGAATATTTTGGCATATCCTCATTTTCTCAGGAAATTTCTTATTAATCAGATCTGTGTACAGTACTTTATAGTTTACACCCTCAAAATCCATACTCTTATTTTTCAGTTCGTTTATACTTTGCCATCCATCTGTAAATCGTTGTTCTACCTATGTTATATTTTGCAACGATTTGATCCAACGTCATCTCTTTATTGTCAATTATTTCAAGTATAAACATTATTATTTCAGTACTGTACATGCTTTTACGAAACTGAGGAAGTTCGGATCTAATAGCTTTACTATTTTTTTTTGCTATAGGATTAGATGTGTATAGTAAAAGATGGTACGTGTACAGTCGAAAAAAATCATATTCGAGAAGTTTGCTCAATTTTAGTAAAACTTTTGTGGAAAGATCTTCAGCTGTGTACATTTTTTGCACTTCATCCTCATTGCACTCCATAAAATTACAGATCCTAGTCAGTTCTATATTTTTTTCAAATACAGCCTGCTTTATAAAATTACCGATATGTATATCTTTTATTTGCTCATTAAACATACTCACGTTTTATATATGAATGAACTTTATATCCACACCACATGCTTAATCATAGGTGACAATACTTAGTTTAAATTTAAAAACAAACCAATTATGCTATAGACACTACCTTCCAGACTATAATTACTTTCTAATAATCTTTTCTGTGGCTATTGTTCCATCAACAAAAATGACTTTCACCAAGTAAGTTCCCGCCAAAACTGAAGATAAATCAATCTCCTTTCCTTTAGAAATAAGTTTTCCTGTTAAGTCGTAAACCTCGGCAACATGTATTTTCTTGTCCGATTTTATGTAAGCGTAACCTTTTGTGGGATTAGGATACAACTGAAACGTCTTATTTTTAAGTTTTATATCCGCAGTGGAAAGATTGTTGTTGGTCACTTTAAAATCATCGAAATAAAGCATATAGTCTACTCCAAAATTAGGATCTGTTCCGTTTGATGTATAGAATGCAAACTTAGTCGTTGCACTGGTATAGTTGTTTAGAGAATATGTTTTTGTTGTTCTGGTATTGGGTATTCCAATATTGGGAGAAGCAATGCTTTCCAACTCTTGCCAGGTTGCCCCATTATCCTGAGAAATCAAAAATTTGAAAACATCATCTGTTACAGTCTGAGAAGCAGGCCCTGTAGGATTATTGGAATAAAATACGTCACCAGATGCAAAATCAAAAGATACACTGTATCCTCCAGCCGATAAATCACTGGCTGGGCTAATTGCCCAAGAAGAAAGTTCTCCGCTGTATATTTCTACTGACATTGAAGGATTATTAATTGTTTGATTGCTGAGAAAAGATCTTTGTGTCCAGTAGACTGTGTACAAGTCCTCATATTCTGGACCATTTCCTAAATTGGCATCATATGAATACCCTAAATACCAATTTTGCGGGGGAAACGTCGCAAAATCTTGTGAATAAACTGTTGTTTGCCCAAGTACACCAATATAAGCCAGCAGACTTAATGCTAAAGAATAGATTGTTTTCATATTTTTCTAAAAATTTATATAGCTTATTTGCTTTTTAACCATAAACATTACTTGAGAATTTTAACCAATAGCTCTTATAAAGTCTAAATATGGAAGTAATTAATTTTGTGTTAAGTAATGGGTTATCATCTCCAAAAACTTCTGTAATTAAGAAAACTTATTTACAGAATGTTTAGAAAAGAATCCATGAATGAAAAAATTATGATTTACAAAAGAAGTTTTAATCTTCAATTTTTACATTTCAATAACCTTAAAATCTTAATGCAATAATAGCTAACAAAAGCATCATGAAAATTAAGAAGGGTATCAGTTTTAATGAATATTCTATGAATTCTATAGTAGAAAAAAAACAACAAAATATTAATTATCAGAACTATACAAACCTTTCTCAATTAAAATATTAGCCCTCTTAATTTTCCGAAATGTAATGGTAAGAATAAGGAGTAAAACAGAAGAAAACAAGATTACAATAATGGACCATTTTAAAATTTTATTGTTTTGTTCCTGTATTTTTTGATCAGCGTTTTTCTGATCTTGCAAGAGTAGATTATTAAGTACCTCAACCTGAATTTTATTTTTTTCTGCCATCTTCTGTTGATAGAGAGCATCGTAATATTTACTCTTTTCAATATCTCTCAGTTTCAAAAAATTCTGAGATAACTGAAAATAAGTATCAGTATCGGTCTCAGAAATATTTTGTTTATCTTGGAGTTTTAAAATAGAAAGCAACACTTTGTTCGATTGAATAAAATCATTTCTCAAGGCTAAAATTTTAGCAAAACTTAAGTCAGCAGATTGATTTAATATATTAGAATAAATCTGATGAATACCTGATGACCAATCACTTTCTGAATAATTTACTTTTGAAAGGTTCAGATAAATTTCTGCGTCTTTCAGATTATTCATCTCTATTAAACAATTTGCTTTATTAAGATAAGCCAACTTGACATTCATTTTAGATAAAGGATTATTTGATGAACGATAAGCTGAAATTGCTTGGTCGAAGTATTTCAATGCTATATCACAATCAAGCGTATAGGCATAATTCATCCCTTTTAAATAGAGTATATTGCCTTTAATATTCTGCATTGAACTTGGTAGTTTAGTTTTTTCAAGAATACCCTCTGCTTTGTTAAGATAATATTTAGCCTTATCATTGACTTGAAGTGACTGATAAATGTTTCCTAGGATTCCTAAAAACTTTACTTGAGAAACGTTGTTATTTGCCTGTTCTGCTAAACTCAGCCCTTCTGTTCCATAGCGTATAGCCTCATTAAACCTTCGTGTTTGATTACAGACATTGAGCAATGAAAATAATAAACGTGTCCTGAAATTGTCATCCAAATCGCTATCATTATATATTTTAACACCTAAATTATATGATTTTTCAGGATTTGAAATAAGATATTCCTCCATCTCTTTTACATTTATAGAATCATATTTCTGACAATAAATATCATCAGAACATAACAGTAAAATAAGTATATATATAAATCTCAGGACTAATTATTTTAAAAGTTGAATGTACTGCGCCGGAGAAACACCTTCGATACTTTTGAACACAGAGGAAAAAACACTGTGAGATGAAAATCCGCTCTCTTCTGCTAGATATTTTATTTTATAACTTCGATAAACCAATTCATTATTGAGTTTCTGCTTGATATACTCGATTCTCATCTCATTAATGTAAGCTGTAAAATTTTTCTTTTTGTAAGTATTGATGATTTCAGAAACATATTTTGAATTGGAATCAAGTTTATTAGCCAATGATTGGATAGAAATGTTTGGATCCAAATAGAAATTCGTCGATTCCAATTTCTCTAGCCTCTCTAAAAGAATAAGTTTTACGTTTTCTGAAATGACCTGAGGTGTCTTTTTTTTAACCAAATTTTTTAACTTATCTGAAAGTAACAGATATGTTTTACCCTTTAGTTTTTCCTGTCGTATTTTGACAACCAATAGAATTAATACAATGCATGATAAAAGAATTATACTTATCAATATAATAATTCCTCTTTTCTTTGCAAAAATATATTCATCGGCGTGCTTAGTTTCAGTCAAATAAATCCATTGAGAGCGAGCCTGCGTTATTGCTTTATTCTTTATCCTGATTTGTTCATCCCTTTGATTTGAGATTAAAATATAATTTGAAACATCTTTTTTACTAAGATAATAATCTAGTAAAAAATTGTAGTAAATAGCTCTCAGTTGGAAATTAGTAGTATTATTTATCTCTTTCTTGATTTTTTTTAACCAGACATCAGAAATATTTGCAGGATATAATTTCTTTTTTAAAATATCAAATCCCATATCATCAGGGTAATAGGATAGAATTTTTAAAACGGGAATACGGAATTCAGGAGATTTACTTATCCAATCATCTTCACCCAAATTGATTAAGACAAAACTAAAACTATCCCTATAATTATGTAAACTTTCATTAGTGATTTTTGGGAGAATATTTAAAATTATTTTAAGTGCTTTTTCTTTTCGTCCCTGTAAGATTAATTCATTTGCATTTAAAATTTCTTCGTTAAGCTTAAACTCAGAATTCTGATTATAATCTGTGCCAAAATCTATTTTCTTGATACCCGCTGAATATAAAATATTCCGATAAGAAACAACTCCGCCAACATTTTGTTGATCTTTTGTTTGAATTATTTCCTGAAGTGCTTCATTATAATTGTTTTCATAATAATAAGCCTGGGCAAAAAGCCTGTTACACTTATTTAGAACCTCCTTATTTTTATAATTTATTTTAACAAAACTGATTAAATCTCTTGCTTTCGCGGGATTCACAATCATTTGCGAATCTATTTTGTGAAATATCTGATTCTTATCTGATGCATGCTGTGCCGACAGTTGCTGAAAGAGTAATCCGAAAACATACGCAAGAAAAAGCTTCATTTTATTAAATAAATTTCGCTAATAGCAGATTAAATAAGTTTTAATTGTATAAATCTCTCAGAAATAAATAACTTCACTACTAATATTAGAGGACAAAGTGATCGGTTATAAAAAATATTACCATAATTCAAAAATACTATAAATACTTAATGTAACAACAAAAATACAAAGACTTCAATAATTCTTTTTAAGATTACTTATCATTATTGATAATTAGTTTTCTGCTTCTTACTAATTTTAACACATACAAGTTGAACTTGTAACTATTTTTAAACAAAATTTATATACTCTTTATGCTACATTTTTAGATTGATTAGACATTAAATTTTGATACTCTCTTATGGTTAAATTTCCCAAAACCGAATTCGGAAAGAAGTGTCTTTTTAGACAAATATCTTGTTAAGCTGAATAGCGACTCTTTAGTTTTGTAAAAAAAATGCATTCAAATATTTTAATTATCTATGGAACCGGTATGGTTTGGAAGTCAATCTTAAGAATTTTAAGACCAGAAATCCCTCTTTGTCTTTCAAAATCAGAATTTTAGTTTATTGGTCAATAAAGTGATAAGATTTTATTCCAAATCAAAAAAAAATGATTTAACTGATACTTTTCAACATATATCCTGAAAACAATTTCAAAAAATGGTATAACAAATTAAAACTATTATAATAATCGAATTCAATACATCAACTTTTTAATTAATTTGTTAATAATATGTAACATTTTTGAAAAAATGATACTAACTGTGCAGAGCCGAACCTACAATGTCACAGGAAAAGGAGTTTTTGGAAAAAATTGAAAAACATAAAGGGGTAATTTTCAAGATTTCAAAGATGTACATGGATAATTATGACGATCAGAATGATCTCTATCAGGAGATCATCTATCAGGCGTGGAAATCCTACAAAGAGTTCAAAGGAAAAAGCGGTTTCTCGACGTGGCTATACAGAACCGCACTCAATACGGCAATCATATTTCTAAAAAGCGAAAAAAGAAGGAGTTTTATACAGAATCAGCGCATTGAGCATCTGCTGGTAGATCATGAAATTTACAATGAAGAGGACGATCGGAACATGAAAGTCATGTATGATGCCATTCACGAACTAAGTCCCATTGATAAGGCTTTAATCTTTTTCTTTCTGGAAGACTTTTCAGGCAAAGAGATTGCATCACAATTGGGAATTACGGAAGTCAATGCAAGAGTGAAACTCAACCGTGCAAAAGCAAAGCTTAAAGATATTATTGAAAAACAAACAAACTTTTAAAAGTTTAAT comes from Chryseobacterium sp. 3008163 and encodes:
- a CDS encoding helix-turn-helix domain-containing protein, translated to MDFEGVNYKVLYTDLINKKFPEKMRICQNILKKKVSVLDAIKMNDLLFPQKLLEDEQFNQKHKSYMEDDIMKILEYQRINNLTNTQVALKYKLSRNTVAKWKRLFL
- a CDS encoding helix-turn-helix domain-containing protein, whose product is MFNEQIKDIHIGNFIKQAVFEKNIELTRICNFMECNEDEVQKMYTAEDLSTKVLLKLSKLLEYDFFRLYTYHLLLYTSNPIAKKNSKAIRSELPQFRKSMYSTEIIMFILEIIDNKEMTLDQIVAKYNIGRTTIYRWMAKYKRTEK
- a CDS encoding T9SS type A sorting domain-containing protein, with the protein product MKTIYSLALSLLAYIGVLGQTTVYSQDFATFPPQNWYLGYSYDANLGNGPEYEDLYTVYWTQRSFLSNQTINNPSMSVEIYSGELSSWAISPASDLSAGGYSVSFDFASGDVFYSNNPTGPASQTVTDDVFKFLISQDNGATWQELESIASPNIGIPNTRTTKTYSLNNYTSATTKFAFYTSNGTDPNFGVDYMLYFDDFKVTNNNLSTADIKLKNKTFQLYPNPTKGYAYIKSDKKIHVAEVYDLTGKLISKGKEIDLSSVLAGTYLVKVIFVDGTIATEKIIRK
- a CDS encoding helix-turn-helix domain-containing protein, translated to MKLFLAYVFGLLFQQLSAQHASDKNQIFHKIDSQMIVNPAKARDLISFVKINYKNKEVLNKCNRLFAQAYYYENNYNEALQEIIQTKDQQNVGGVVSYRNILYSAGIKKIDFGTDYNQNSEFKLNEEILNANELILQGRKEKALKIILNILPKITNESLHNYRDSFSFVLINLGEDDWISKSPEFRIPVLKILSYYPDDMGFDILKKKLYPANISDVWLKKIKKEINNTTNFQLRAIYYNFLLDYYLSKKDVSNYILISNQRDEQIRIKNKAITQARSQWIYLTETKHADEYIFAKKRGIIILISIILLSCIVLILLVVKIRQEKLKGKTYLLLSDKLKNLVKKKTPQVISENVKLILLERLEKLESTNFYLDPNISIQSLANKLDSNSKYVSEIINTYKKKNFTAYINEMRIEYIKQKLNNELVYRSYKIKYLAEESGFSSHSVFSSVFKSIEGVSPAQYIQLLK
- a CDS encoding RNA polymerase sigma factor, encoding MSQEKEFLEKIEKHKGVIFKISKMYMDNYDDQNDLYQEIIYQAWKSYKEFKGKSGFSTWLYRTALNTAIIFLKSEKRRSFIQNQRIEHLLVDHEIYNEEDDRNMKVMYDAIHELSPIDKALIFFFLEDFSGKEIASQLGITEVNARVKLNRAKAKLKDIIEKQTNF